From the genome of Pukyongia salina, one region includes:
- a CDS encoding GNAT family N-acetyltransferase, producing MKVSVEKNLERRRYETEVNGYTAFIEYIKAKNAIYLTHTEVPVQLEGHGVGTAMVKEVLNRLKEEGDKVAPLCPFVAAFIKKNREWVPMVADGYNVG from the coding sequence ATGAAAGTATCTGTTGAAAAGAACCTGGAACGCCGTCGCTACGAAACCGAAGTGAATGGCTATACAGCTTTTATAGAATATATCAAGGCAAAGAACGCAATATACCTAACTCATACCGAGGTTCCTGTTCAGTTGGAAGGTCATGGAGTGGGTACTGCCATGGTTAAGGAGGTGTTGAATAGATTAAAAGAGGAAGGTGATAAGGTGGCGCCATTGTGTCCGTTCGTGGCTGCATTTATAAAGAAGAACCGTGAATGGGTACCTATGGTTGCCGATGGATATAATGTAGGTTAA
- a CDS encoding T9SS type A sorting domain-containing protein: MRKLLFIILLVFGSGVLSAQSIARQWNEEILHAIRNDFARPTVHARNLFHSSIAMYDIWATFDPNAKPFLLGNTVGDFTSNFEGFEASGDISEARKEAISYAVYRLMKHRFANSPGAEDIFQSIDALMDSYGYNKNFSNTNYSTGNPAAFGNYVAQQLIEFGLQDGANEAGDYENLFYEPLNEPLDTDNSGNPDMTFPNNWQPLKVENYVDQSGNIVPGGQPPFLSPEWGQVTPFSLTDEFLEKHPRDGFEYYVYHDPGDPPYIQDGLGLSDNYKWGFSMVAVWASHLDKNDSTMVDISPASLGNLPMETYPDSFSNYDTFYNFLEGGDPSTGRDLNPVTGLPYEPQLVPRGDYARVLAEFWADGPDSETPPGHWFTILNYVNDHPQHTRKFRGVGNELDELEWDVKSYLILGGTMHDVAVCAWGIKGYYDYVRPISAIRYMADQGQSSDPDGDSYHPHGIPLVPGYIEVVKEGDLLAGAFNENVGKIKLFTWRGPQFIIDPNEDEAGVGWILAEEWFPYQRPSFVTPPFAGYISGHSTFSRAAAEVLTLLTGDEYFPGGMGVFEIPKDTFLKFEKGPSVPFQLQWATYQDASDQTSLSRIWGGIHPPCDDIPGRIIGASIGVEAFKFAESYFYGKAVEQGRIFPNPSGEQLTVAYKTDVPLQLAIYDTSGRKVFSTEAVFDQDDEFNITVSQLRAGLYFVTLENDDNRVFVERMVKK; this comes from the coding sequence ATGCGAAAACTATTATTCATAATCCTATTGGTCTTTGGGAGCGGTGTCTTAAGCGCCCAGTCGATTGCCCGACAGTGGAACGAAGAAATACTGCACGCCATCCGAAACGATTTTGCCAGACCCACGGTACACGCCCGAAATCTGTTTCATTCATCAATAGCAATGTACGATATCTGGGCCACCTTCGATCCGAATGCTAAACCATTTTTACTAGGAAATACGGTGGGCGATTTTACCAGTAATTTTGAGGGTTTTGAAGCCTCTGGGGATATTTCGGAAGCACGAAAGGAAGCCATTAGTTACGCGGTCTACAGACTCATGAAACATCGTTTTGCGAATTCTCCTGGCGCAGAGGATATCTTTCAGTCCATAGATGCGCTTATGGATTCGTATGGGTATAATAAGAATTTCAGTAATACCAATTACAGTACCGGAAACCCGGCAGCCTTCGGAAATTATGTTGCCCAACAGTTGATAGAATTTGGTTTGCAGGATGGCGCCAATGAAGCAGGAGATTACGAGAATCTTTTTTACGAACCCCTGAACGAACCTCTGGATACCGATAATTCCGGGAACCCGGATATGACTTTCCCAAATAACTGGCAACCGCTTAAAGTAGAGAACTATGTGGACCAAAGTGGAAATATAGTGCCGGGCGGTCAGCCGCCATTCCTAAGCCCTGAATGGGGGCAGGTGACACCCTTTTCCCTCACGGATGAGTTTTTAGAAAAACATCCCAGAGACGGTTTCGAATATTATGTGTACCACGATCCTGGTGATCCTCCTTATATTCAGGATGGCTTGGGACTTTCAGACAATTACAAATGGGGCTTTTCCATGGTAGCGGTCTGGGCTTCTCATCTGGATAAAAATGATTCGACGATGGTTGATATCTCTCCTGCATCACTGGGTAATTTACCAATGGAGACGTATCCGGATTCTTTTTCGAACTACGATACATTTTATAACTTTTTAGAAGGAGGGGATCCTTCTACCGGGAGGGACCTTAATCCTGTTACCGGCTTACCCTACGAGCCCCAGTTAGTTCCCAGGGGAGACTATGCCCGAGTTCTGGCTGAGTTTTGGGCAGACGGCCCCGATAGTGAAACGCCTCCCGGGCATTGGTTTACTATACTCAATTACGTGAACGACCACCCGCAGCATACACGAAAGTTTCGAGGTGTTGGAAACGAACTGGATGAACTGGAATGGGATGTTAAATCGTATTTGATCCTTGGAGGAACCATGCATGATGTTGCAGTGTGCGCCTGGGGGATCAAAGGCTATTATGATTACGTGCGTCCAATAAGCGCAATACGCTATATGGCAGACCAGGGTCAGTCCAGCGATCCGGACGGGGATAGTTATCATCCGCATGGGATCCCTTTGGTTCCCGGCTATATTGAAGTGGTAAAAGAAGGCGATCTGCTTGCAGGTGCTTTTAACGAGAATGTTGGAAAGATCAAATTATTTACCTGGCGTGGTCCACAGTTTATAATCGATCCAAATGAAGATGAAGCCGGGGTTGGATGGATACTTGCTGAAGAATGGTTCCCGTACCAACGGCCATCTTTTGTAACACCACCCTTTGCTGGTTATATTTCCGGGCACTCCACATTTTCAAGGGCAGCTGCCGAAGTCTTAACCCTGCTTACGGGAGATGAATATTTCCCTGGGGGAATGGGCGTATTCGAAATTCCGAAGGATACTTTTTTAAAATTTGAGAAAGGCCCCAGTGTACCTTTTCAATTACAATGGGCAACCTATCAGGATGCCAGCGATCAAACTAGTTTGTCGAGGATATGGGGAGGGATACACCCGCCGTGTGACGACATCCCTGGCAGGATCATTGGAGCCAGCATAGGGGTAGAGGCTTTTAAGTTTGCCGAATCCTATTTCTATGGGAAGGCAGTTGAGCAGGGACGGATTTTTCCTAATCCTTCGGGAGAACAACTTACAGTAGCATATAAAACCGATGTGCCATTACAGTTGGCAATCTACGACACTTCGGGAAGGAAAGTCTTCAGTACGGAAGCGGTATTCGACCAAGACGACGAATTCAATATCACCGTATCTCAATTAAGAGCAGGATTGTACTTCGTAACTCTCGAAAATGATGACAATCGGGTCTTTGTTGAACGAATGGTCAAAAAATAA
- a CDS encoding Nif3-like dinuclear metal center hexameric protein, giving the protein MKVNEVIGILEEIAPLSYSEDFDNTGLLVGDADAEVSGILVTLDTLESVVQEAIDANCNLIVSFHPIVFSGLKKITGRSYVERVVQKAIKNDIAIFAIHTALDNAWNGVNAMICEKIGIEKRAILIPQQGTIQKLVTYVPKQEAESLREALFAAGAGNIGNYSNCSFNSDGKGSFNPNDEANPTKGKKGVTHFEDETKIEVTFQKHLKNKVLKALFTAHSYEEVAYEITTLNNTNQHIGMGMVGTLKNPMPEKEFLKHLKKVMQCECIRHSALTGKTIEKVAVLGGSGSFAIEAARAAGADAYVTSDLKYHDFFKAEGSLLLTDVGHYESEQFTKELIINALSKKITNFAPALPASRLVLSQINTNPITYL; this is encoded by the coding sequence ATGAAGGTTAATGAGGTTATTGGCATCCTCGAGGAGATTGCCCCGCTATCTTATTCGGAAGATTTCGATAATACCGGTTTGCTTGTGGGCGATGCCGATGCCGAGGTAAGCGGGATCCTGGTTACTCTGGACACGCTGGAATCTGTAGTGCAGGAGGCCATAGACGCTAATTGTAACCTTATCGTTAGTTTTCATCCTATCGTTTTTAGCGGTTTAAAAAAGATAACCGGTCGATCCTATGTCGAACGTGTGGTACAGAAGGCCATTAAGAACGACATTGCCATTTTTGCCATACACACCGCGCTCGATAATGCATGGAATGGTGTTAATGCCATGATCTGTGAAAAGATAGGGATCGAAAAACGCGCCATTCTTATACCGCAGCAAGGTACTATTCAGAAACTTGTTACTTATGTCCCTAAACAAGAGGCCGAATCGCTAAGAGAAGCTCTATTTGCAGCCGGTGCGGGAAATATTGGTAATTATAGCAACTGTAGTTTTAATTCGGACGGAAAAGGTAGTTTCAATCCTAATGATGAAGCCAACCCCACCAAAGGTAAAAAAGGGGTGACCCATTTTGAAGATGAGACTAAAATAGAAGTTACATTTCAGAAACACTTAAAAAATAAAGTACTGAAAGCGCTGTTCACAGCACATTCTTACGAAGAAGTTGCCTACGAGATCACAACCCTTAACAATACGAATCAGCATATAGGGATGGGTATGGTTGGTACGTTGAAAAACCCCATGCCTGAGAAAGAATTCCTGAAGCATCTAAAAAAAGTAATGCAGTGTGAGTGTATCAGGCATTCGGCATTAACGGGTAAAACCATTGAAAAAGTAGCAGTTTTGGGAGGTAGTGGTAGTTTTGCCATAGAGGCAGCCAGGGCGGCCGGAGCCGATGCTTATGTGACATCCGACCTGAAATACCACGATTTTTTCAAAGCGGAAGGAAGTTTACTCCTGACCGACGTGGGACACTACGAAAGCGAGCAATTCACAAAAGAGCTGATTATTAATGCGCTCTCAAAAAAAATCACTAATTTTGCACCTGCCTTGCCGGCAAGCAGGCTAGTTTTATCACAAATAAACACCAATCCTATTACCTATTTATAG
- a CDS encoding putative signal transducing protein, whose product MEQDDFAIFRKFTNLDHAHDIHDLLTSNGINTVIGDNSSSLDNSFGGNHAQDELEIRIDVSDFERAEAILAEHARKSLDDVPKDYYLFRFTDEELYDVLVKQDEWSEFDYLLSQKILEDRGKPVHDELLLRLRKERIEHLAKPDKDQNGWIVAGYIFAVLGGFLGLIIGYFLWTSRKTLPNGVKVYSYSEGNRKHGKNIFLLSLVFVPLSFILRAFNVF is encoded by the coding sequence ATGGAACAGGATGACTTCGCGATCTTCAGGAAATTCACTAACCTCGATCATGCACACGACATACACGATTTGCTTACTTCAAACGGCATTAATACAGTTATAGGCGATAATTCTTCTTCTCTGGACAACAGTTTTGGAGGTAATCACGCCCAGGACGAACTTGAGATCAGGATCGATGTGAGCGATTTTGAACGAGCGGAAGCCATTCTGGCAGAGCACGCGAGAAAGTCGCTGGACGATGTCCCTAAAGATTACTATTTATTTCGCTTTACTGATGAGGAACTTTATGATGTGCTAGTAAAACAGGATGAATGGAGTGAATTTGATTATTTACTCTCACAAAAGATCCTTGAAGACAGAGGAAAACCGGTACATGATGAACTTCTACTGCGGCTGCGTAAGGAACGCATCGAACATCTTGCTAAACCCGATAAGGACCAGAACGGCTGGATAGTTGCGGGATATATCTTTGCAGTTCTCGGAGGTTTTTTAGGACTCATTATTGGTTATTTCCTTTGGACATCCAGAAAGACATTGCCCAACGGGGTTAAAGTGTATTCGTATTCGGAAGGCAATCGAAAACATGGGAAGAATATCTTTCTCTTAAGTCTGGTGTTTGTGCCTCTAAGCTTTATCCTAAGGGCTTTTAATGTGTTTTAA
- a CDS encoding class I SAM-dependent methyltransferase, whose protein sequence is MDFQKEFNTNRDTWNKKVAVHAASEFYDLESFKNGADSLNKYELEALGDVSGKSLLHLQCHFGQDTLSWARRGASCTGIDISDKAIELAQSLNNELELNAKFVCCNVLDVSYHVSQTFEIVFTSYGVIGWLPDLKPWAQMIYDRLKPGGTFYMVEFHPIAWMFDYHQDPPKMIYGYQQKEAIYEEYEGSYTEDSDTKIVSKEYGWNHGLGEVINALIEAGLTIDYLKEHEESPYDIYPDLEKTEKGMYVLKDRLYPLVFEIRAHK, encoded by the coding sequence ATGGATTTTCAGAAGGAATTTAATACAAACAGAGACACCTGGAATAAAAAGGTGGCAGTACACGCAGCCAGTGAATTTTATGACCTGGAGAGTTTTAAAAATGGTGCCGATTCTCTGAATAAATATGAGTTGGAAGCCCTGGGTGATGTGTCCGGCAAGTCATTACTGCACTTACAATGTCATTTTGGTCAAGATACCCTAAGCTGGGCGAGGAGAGGAGCGTCTTGCACCGGAATTGACATTTCCGATAAAGCTATAGAGCTTGCGCAGTCCTTAAATAACGAACTCGAGCTAAATGCCAAATTTGTTTGTTGTAATGTACTCGATGTGTCCTACCATGTTTCTCAAACTTTCGAAATAGTTTTTACCAGTTATGGCGTGATAGGCTGGCTTCCCGATCTGAAACCCTGGGCACAGATGATCTATGATCGTCTTAAACCCGGAGGTACATTTTATATGGTCGAATTCCATCCCATTGCATGGATGTTCGATTACCATCAGGATCCGCCAAAGATGATCTACGGATATCAACAGAAGGAAGCCATTTACGAAGAATATGAAGGTTCCTATACCGAGGATAGCGATACCAAAATTGTAAGTAAGGAATATGGATGGAATCACGGATTGGGGGAGGTGATCAACGCTCTCATTGAGGCAGGACTTACGATCGATTATTTAAAAGAACATGAAGAATCTCCTTATGATATTTACCCGGATCTGGAGAAAACCGAAAAAGGCATGTACGTCTTAAAAGATAGATTGTACCCTTTGGTGTTCGAAATTCGGGCACACAAATAG
- the kynU gene encoding kynureninase, translated as MYQNSLEFASQCDKEDSLSHFRNKFHLPTNDAGEALIYLCGNSLGLQPKITSEYIKKELNDWANLGVEGHTEAEHPWLPYHEFLTEKMAMLVGAKPQEVVVMNTLTTNLHLMMVSFYQPTDKKYKIVVESDAFPSDKYAVESQLKFHDFDPEDGLILWKPREGEELCRFEDLEQIMVEQGDSIALLMIGSTNYYSGQSFPLKRITELGHKYNCIVGFDLAHGAGNIYPDLHNTGADFAVWCTYKYLNSGPGSLGACFVHQRHAENPKLKRFAGWWGHNKQTRFNMRHDFDPLPGAEGWQLSNPPILSMAAIRASLDIFAEAGFENLRKKSVKLTGFLEYLIDELKDERISIITPRNNQERGCQLSIQVKSANKELHDRLTAAGVISDWREPDVIRVAPAPLYNSFEDVFRFAEKLKKILN; from the coding sequence ATGTACCAGAATTCACTTGAATTTGCAAGTCAGTGCGATAAGGAAGATTCCCTCTCACATTTCAGAAATAAATTCCACCTTCCAACAAATGATGCCGGTGAAGCATTGATCTATCTCTGCGGAAATTCACTCGGTCTACAACCGAAGATCACTTCAGAATACATAAAAAAAGAGTTGAATGATTGGGCAAATCTAGGGGTTGAGGGTCATACCGAAGCCGAACATCCCTGGCTCCCATATCATGAGTTCCTCACCGAGAAAATGGCGATGCTCGTAGGTGCTAAACCCCAAGAGGTAGTTGTAATGAACACACTTACCACAAACTTACACCTTATGATGGTGTCCTTCTACCAACCTACCGATAAAAAATATAAGATCGTCGTGGAAAGTGATGCTTTCCCTTCCGATAAATACGCTGTGGAGAGTCAGCTGAAATTCCATGATTTCGATCCCGAAGATGGACTAATACTCTGGAAACCACGTGAAGGAGAGGAATTGTGCAGATTTGAAGATCTGGAACAGATCATGGTCGAGCAAGGTGATTCTATTGCCCTATTAATGATAGGTAGCACCAATTATTACAGCGGACAATCATTTCCATTAAAGAGAATCACAGAACTGGGGCACAAATACAACTGTATTGTGGGTTTCGACCTTGCACATGGAGCCGGCAACATTTATCCCGATCTGCACAATACTGGTGCAGATTTCGCAGTATGGTGTACGTATAAATATCTGAACAGTGGACCCGGAAGCCTTGGTGCTTGTTTTGTACACCAAAGACATGCCGAAAATCCTAAGTTGAAACGCTTTGCCGGCTGGTGGGGACATAATAAGCAAACACGCTTTAATATGCGGCATGATTTCGACCCACTACCGGGGGCTGAGGGCTGGCAGCTGAGCAATCCGCCAATTTTATCGATGGCGGCAATAAGGGCCTCTCTGGATATCTTTGCTGAAGCAGGATTTGAGAACCTACGAAAGAAATCGGTGAAACTAACAGGTTTTCTCGAATATTTGATAGACGAGCTGAAGGATGAACGAATCTCTATAATCACCCCCAGAAACAACCAGGAACGAGGATGCCAGCTATCTATCCAGGTTAAAAGTGCCAACAAAGAGTTGCACGACCGTTTAACGGCCGCTGGAGTAATTAGTGATTGGCGCGAACCGGATGTCATTAGAGTGGCGCCGGCACCTTTGTATAATAGTTTTGAGGATGTGTTTCGTTTTGCCGAAAAGCTGAAGAAGATTTTAAACTAA
- the msrA gene encoding peptide-methionine (S)-S-oxide reductase MsrA, giving the protein MKKLSIIFLSLALFSLQGACQSSNEGNKKAEAEAQANLTPMEVPAENGLERAYFASGCFWCVEAIYESVKGVKESISGYSGGHSDYPTYELSNTGRTGHAEAVEIIYDPKVVSFATLVDVYFGSQNVTQVNGQGPDRGSQYRSIIFYQNDEQKKIIEDKVAEQEKIYGEGKVAAQVLPFQKFWIGEGYHQDFEKRNPNHPYIQNVSIPRLKRFQKMFPHLLKENEEH; this is encoded by the coding sequence ATGAAAAAATTGTCGATCATATTTTTAAGTTTGGCGCTGTTTAGTTTACAAGGTGCCTGTCAGTCCTCGAATGAAGGAAATAAAAAAGCCGAAGCCGAAGCGCAGGCAAATTTAACTCCTATGGAAGTACCGGCCGAAAACGGTTTGGAGAGAGCCTACTTCGCCAGTGGGTGTTTCTGGTGTGTGGAAGCGATATATGAAAGTGTGAAAGGGGTAAAAGAGTCTATTTCTGGATATAGTGGGGGACACTCAGATTATCCCACTTACGAACTTAGTAACACTGGGAGAACCGGACACGCCGAGGCAGTGGAAATTATATACGATCCCAAAGTTGTATCCTTCGCAACTCTCGTGGATGTATATTTTGGCTCGCAGAATGTAACTCAAGTTAACGGCCAGGGTCCGGACAGAGGATCTCAATACCGATCTATTATCTTTTATCAAAATGATGAGCAAAAGAAGATCATAGAAGACAAAGTTGCGGAACAGGAAAAGATCTATGGTGAAGGCAAGGTGGCTGCACAGGTTCTTCCCTTCCAGAAATTCTGGATAGGCGAAGGGTATCACCAGGATTTTGAAAAACGCAATCCCAATCATCCCTATATTCAGAATGTATCAATTCCCAGGTTGAAGCGATTTCAGAAGATGTTTCCACATCTGCTAAAAGAAAATGAAGAACACTAA
- a CDS encoding zinc ribbon domain-containing protein has translation MAKKTETTVEEKLRALFDLQLIDSRIDEIRNVRGELPLEVEDLEDEVAGMNTRLEKLTSDLGVIETNIKDKKNLIDEAKALIKKYTSQQDNVRNNREYNSLSKEIEFQELEIQLAEKHIKEFKAQIEQKNVVIEETKERLKAREEHLKHKQGELNEILSETEKEEKTLIKESEKYEKNIEERLIKAYKRIRSNVKNGLAVVPVERGASGGSFFTIPPQVQMEIASRKKIITDEHSGRILVDPELATEEREKMGKLFAKVK, from the coding sequence ATGGCAAAGAAAACAGAAACTACTGTAGAAGAAAAACTAAGAGCCCTGTTCGACCTGCAACTGATCGATTCTCGTATAGACGAAATTCGTAATGTTCGCGGTGAACTACCTCTGGAGGTTGAAGATCTTGAAGATGAAGTAGCTGGAATGAACACGCGATTGGAGAAGTTAACTTCAGATCTGGGAGTGATCGAAACCAATATCAAAGACAAGAAGAACCTTATCGACGAGGCAAAAGCGCTTATTAAAAAGTATACCTCTCAGCAAGATAACGTTCGTAACAACCGTGAGTATAACTCTTTAAGTAAAGAGATCGAATTCCAGGAACTGGAAATTCAGTTGGCTGAAAAGCATATCAAGGAATTCAAGGCACAGATAGAGCAAAAGAACGTGGTTATTGAAGAGACCAAAGAACGCTTAAAAGCTCGTGAAGAACACCTGAAACACAAACAGGGGGAATTAAATGAGATTCTTTCTGAAACCGAAAAAGAGGAAAAGACCCTCATCAAGGAATCTGAGAAATACGAGAAGAACATCGAGGAGCGACTTATAAAAGCTTACAAACGTATCCGTTCTAATGTAAAGAACGGTCTGGCAGTGGTGCCCGTAGAACGAGGTGCATCCGGAGGATCCTTCTTTACTATTCCACCTCAGGTACAAATGGAGATCGCCTCCCGTAAAAAGATCATTACCGATGAGCACAGTGGCAGAATCCTTGTAGATCCTGAACTGGCAACAGAGGAAAGAGAGAAAATGGGAAAGCTTTTCGCTAAAGTGAAATAG
- a CDS encoding (4Fe-4S)-binding protein: MDVQKEYSNGDLVVVWKPGLCFHAKECVHGLPDVFDPKQKPWIKAENAGIEDLKRTIDKCPSGALSYYSKSAANTEEPKQNAMNETKIEVLNNGPLMVKGEIEVIHTDGSTEKKTRNTAFCRCGKTGNIPYCDGSHKR, from the coding sequence ATGGATGTACAAAAAGAATATAGTAATGGGGACCTCGTAGTTGTATGGAAACCCGGACTTTGTTTTCATGCTAAAGAATGCGTGCACGGTTTACCCGATGTATTCGATCCCAAGCAGAAGCCATGGATCAAAGCCGAGAACGCAGGGATTGAAGACTTGAAAAGAACGATAGATAAATGCCCGAGTGGAGCTTTGAGTTATTATTCGAAGTCTGCTGCTAACACGGAAGAACCAAAACAAAACGCTATGAATGAAACTAAAATAGAAGTATTGAATAATGGCCCTTTAATGGTGAAGGGTGAAATAGAAGTAATACATACGGATGGTTCAACAGAAAAAAAGACCCGAAATACTGCGTTTTGCCGCTGTGGGAAAACCGGAAATATTCCTTATTGTGATGGGTCTCATAAACGATAA